Sequence from the Paenibacillus riograndensis SBR5 genome:
GCTGCTCCTCCTGACATGCCTGACAACGAAGAAACCCGCAGGCTGCTGGAACAAACCCTATCCTCAGCAGAAATTGAACAGGAGATCGGCCGGATCAGCTCTGAGCAAAAGGCACTGGAACAACAGGCAAGTATGCTGGAGAAAAGAGCCTCTGCTCAAAAAAATGCCATTACAGACCAGCAGGAACGGGCCGGTGCCATCATCAGGTCTTATTATATGGGAGAAAGAGATGGACTCCTGGCAGCCGTGCTCTCGGCCAAAAGCATTAGCAGACTGCTGGCCTTGTATGATTATTATGAGATTGTGATCGGACGGGACCAGGATATCCTGTCTCAATATGAAGAAGAGTACAAAAAGCTGAAAGCGACCCTTACTGCAGCGCAGCGCAGCACACAAGAGCTTGCAGAGCTTAAAGCTGTGTTGGAGGAGCAGAAGGCCCGGATGGCCATCCTGAATGAAGATATTGAAAGCGGCATTCAATCCAGCAGTGATCCGGCAAGAATGAGCGCCTTATTAGAGGAATTCACGAAGTATTGGGAAAATATCGGGATTCACGAAGTCAAAACCTATTTTAAAGCCCTGTCATCCGCCATGAAGCACCTGCCGCAGTTCGTG
This genomic interval carries:
- a CDS encoding coiled-coil domain-containing protein encodes the protein MQPRNNRSRYTVMLLILLCFTVLPLTPPAFLSADPGTGLTAAPPDMPDNEETRRLLEQTLSSAEIEQEIGRISSEQKALEQQASMLEKRASAQKNAITDQQERAGAIIRSYYMGERDGLLAAVLSAKSISRLLALYDYYEIVIGRDQDILSQYEEEYKKLKATLTAAQRSTQELAELKAVLEEQKARMAILNEDIESGIQSSSDPARMSALLEEFTKYWENIGIHEVKTYFKALSSAMKHLPQFVQSRDGILTRKGMTYHLALKEEDLNEFLVSQNPLFQDFAFHFNNNEVTASGKSGGLSMTLTGHYTIQEEPVNGLMFHVDHVLFNGLELPDTTRKALEEEFDLGFYPEKIVSFLRATEVSSADGVLHVKLSLSF